One Cohnella candidum genomic region harbors:
- a CDS encoding ABC transporter ATP-binding protein, with amino-acid sequence MNVIQTDGLCKSYGKGSTQVDALKDVSFSVKQGEFVAVVGASGSGKSTLLHLLGGLDRPSSGHVLIDGEDLYGLKEKERAVFRRRKIGFIFQSYNLIPVLNVEENIQLPLLLDHRQPDKAYVDDLIKTLGLDERRKHLPSELSGGQQQRVAIGRALAYRPAIVLADEPTGNLDTANGREVLELLKLAVRQFHQTVIVISHDLNVAAEADRVLRMQDGRLIHDNGGRNGA; translated from the coding sequence ATGAACGTAATCCAAACCGACGGGCTCTGCAAAAGCTACGGCAAAGGCAGCACCCAAGTAGACGCGCTCAAGGACGTGTCTTTTTCCGTGAAGCAAGGAGAATTCGTGGCCGTAGTCGGCGCCAGCGGATCCGGCAAGAGCACGCTGCTGCATTTGCTGGGCGGACTGGACAGACCGTCCTCCGGCCATGTCCTGATCGACGGTGAAGACCTCTACGGCCTGAAAGAGAAAGAAAGAGCGGTGTTCCGCCGCCGCAAGATCGGCTTTATTTTTCAATCCTACAACCTCATCCCGGTGCTGAACGTCGAGGAGAACATCCAGCTCCCGCTTCTGCTGGACCACCGCCAACCGGACAAGGCTTACGTCGACGACCTCATCAAGACGCTCGGTCTCGACGAACGCCGCAAACATCTCCCTTCCGAGCTGTCCGGCGGCCAGCAGCAGCGTGTCGCCATCGGCAGGGCATTGGCGTACCGCCCCGCGATCGTGCTGGCCGACGAGCCGACGGGCAACCTGGACACCGCCAACGGCCGCGAGGTACTGGAGCTGCTGAAGCTGGCCGTTCGCCAATTCCACCAGACCGTCATCGTGATCTCCCATGACCTGAACGTCGCGGCGGAAGCCGACCGCGTCCTGCGGATGCAGGACGGGCGGCTGATCCACGACAACGGCGGGAGGAACGGGGCATGA
- a CDS encoding ABC transporter permease: MKGYTLLSGRYLKQQRRRSALTVLGIVLSVALISALLTMGQALKDNQLQQQIAENGSFHFAYSQPSPGLYDKLKNHALVGQVGRIRSGAETQIDGTYKLYVEEANDDAFRLLPIHLASGRLPETADEAVLEEWIVDRLPGKPKLRDSVTLNAPDGKPHGYRLVGILVNQKYTQVQQASPAYTLLREPAGDPGAGLSDQLFVTFKKGVDISDHLAEFEKLGTPFATNRNVLTLMGESADSGLNKALIIIFGTLVGLVVLSTIAVIYNAFHISVIERIRQFGLLRTIGATPRQIRNLVLNEASTLALIGIPVGLAVGWGGLWLALWLMIQGGFNILQMEDFRLTFHWWIMGVSVGVSLAAVYVAAWLPARKAAKVSPVDAVKGAGSIVRESYRRARLPSPLRLLGIEGKMASQNIRRNRTKFRITTFSIVVSVMLFIVFHYFTQEAFKLTVDTTENNKIAFELNRYSIPTQESDGTAGTVPDIVTPETMRKIADLPGVEGIYGRYDLPSVNALVPDEKLNPAFAEAAGIQWEKGKTPEAEGSGVPVNLQLYDDAKLEKAKRFLSSGTVDADRMSAEDAVILIQTVRPYSPNEKKKEILPLARYKIGDTIALQFGDDLSDAKSVRRVKVAGILSQSPFDSAYQPSALTVIGTKATIAKLIEAAPPANRPFGTAVMGLSVALKDGADSEPVRIALERIAADLPGVQLINIVDQQKQERQFALQMQIFVYGFLLVIGLIGSLNIINTVQTNLLLRRREIGLLQAVGMTMGQIRKMATAEGVWFGVIGSLWGLLLGGALSYFLFSQLSNIQGMPFQFPWTGAVIACVFALGVGLLSVQGPLRRMAKANLIEELRDEA; encoded by the coding sequence ATGAAAGGCTATACCCTCCTGTCGGGCCGGTATTTGAAACAGCAACGGCGCCGTTCCGCGCTGACCGTGCTCGGCATCGTGCTGTCCGTCGCGCTCATCAGCGCGCTCCTCACGATGGGCCAAGCGCTGAAGGACAATCAGCTGCAGCAGCAAATCGCGGAAAACGGCTCCTTCCATTTCGCCTACTCCCAGCCATCGCCCGGATTGTACGACAAACTGAAAAACCATGCCCTGGTCGGCCAGGTCGGCAGAATCCGTTCCGGCGCGGAAACGCAAATCGACGGCACTTACAAGCTATACGTGGAGGAAGCGAATGATGACGCGTTCCGGCTGCTGCCGATCCATCTGGCGTCGGGACGGCTTCCGGAGACCGCCGACGAAGCCGTCTTGGAAGAATGGATCGTCGATCGGCTTCCGGGCAAACCGAAGCTCAGGGATTCCGTCACTTTGAACGCCCCGGACGGCAAACCGCATGGCTACCGGCTGGTCGGCATCCTCGTCAACCAAAAATACACCCAGGTACAGCAAGCCTCGCCGGCGTACACGCTGCTTCGCGAACCCGCCGGCGATCCCGGCGCCGGCCTTTCCGACCAGCTGTTCGTGACGTTCAAGAAAGGCGTCGACATCAGCGATCACCTGGCCGAGTTCGAGAAGCTGGGCACGCCATTCGCCACGAACCGGAACGTCCTCACGCTCATGGGAGAGTCGGCGGACAGCGGGCTCAACAAAGCGCTGATCATCATTTTCGGCACGCTCGTCGGACTTGTCGTGCTGTCCACCATTGCGGTGATTTATAATGCGTTCCATATCTCGGTCATCGAGAGGATCCGGCAATTCGGCTTGCTTCGGACCATCGGGGCTACTCCCCGGCAAATCCGCAACCTGGTGCTCAATGAAGCTTCAACGCTGGCGTTGATCGGCATCCCCGTCGGCCTCGCGGTCGGCTGGGGCGGCTTATGGCTGGCGCTCTGGCTCATGATCCAAGGCGGCTTCAACATTTTGCAAATGGAGGATTTCCGGCTGACCTTCCACTGGTGGATCATGGGCGTCAGCGTCGGCGTCAGCTTGGCCGCCGTCTACGTCGCCGCTTGGCTGCCGGCCCGGAAAGCGGCCAAAGTGTCGCCGGTGGACGCCGTCAAAGGGGCGGGAAGCATCGTCCGCGAATCGTACCGGCGCGCTCGCCTGCCTTCCCCGCTCCGTCTGCTGGGGATCGAAGGCAAGATGGCGTCCCAGAACATCCGGCGCAACCGCACGAAATTCCGGATCACGACGTTTTCGATCGTCGTCAGCGTCATGCTGTTCATCGTGTTCCACTATTTTACCCAGGAAGCCTTCAAGCTGACGGTGGATACGACCGAGAACAACAAGATTGCCTTCGAATTGAATCGTTACTCCATTCCGACGCAGGAAAGCGACGGCACGGCAGGCACGGTGCCGGATATCGTCACGCCCGAGACGATGCGAAAGATCGCAGACCTCCCCGGCGTGGAAGGCATCTATGGCCGGTATGATCTCCCCTCCGTGAATGCCCTCGTTCCGGACGAGAAGCTGAATCCGGCTTTCGCCGAGGCGGCCGGCATCCAGTGGGAGAAAGGGAAAACCCCCGAGGCGGAAGGCAGCGGAGTTCCCGTGAACCTGCAGCTGTATGACGATGCCAAGCTGGAGAAAGCGAAGCGGTTTCTGTCCTCGGGTACGGTCGATGCCGACCGGATGTCCGCGGAGGACGCCGTGATCCTCATTCAGACGGTACGGCCGTACAGCCCGAACGAGAAAAAGAAGGAAATCCTGCCCTTGGCCCGTTATAAAATTGGAGATACGATCGCTTTGCAGTTCGGCGATGATCTCTCCGATGCGAAGTCCGTTCGCCGCGTGAAAGTGGCGGGAATCCTGTCCCAATCGCCATTCGATTCGGCCTATCAGCCTAGCGCCCTCACCGTCATCGGCACCAAGGCGACGATCGCCAAGCTGATCGAGGCGGCCCCGCCCGCCAATCGCCCGTTCGGTACCGCGGTCATGGGCCTTTCGGTCGCCCTCAAGGACGGTGCCGACTCCGAACCCGTCCGAATCGCGCTGGAGCGAATCGCAGCCGACCTTCCGGGCGTGCAGCTGATCAACATCGTGGACCAACAGAAGCAGGAGCGCCAATTCGCGCTGCAAATGCAGATCTTCGTTTACGGCTTTCTGCTCGTGATCGGACTGATCGGCAGCTTGAACATCATCAACACGGTGCAGACCAACCTGCTGCTTCGCCGCCGCGAGATCGGGCTGCTCCAAGCGGTCGGCATGACGATGGGCCAAATCCGCAAAATGGCGACGGCGGAAGGCGTATGGTTCGGCGTCATCGGCAGCCTATGGGGCCTGCTGCTCGGAGGTGCGCTCAGCTACTTCCTGTTCAGCCAGCTGTCGAACATCCAGGGCATGCCCTTCCAATTCCCCTGGACCGGTGCCGTCATCGCCTGCGTATTCGCCCTAGGCGTCGGCCTGCTGTCCGTGCAGGGACCTCTCCGCCGGATGGCCAAAGCCAACCTCATCGAAGAGCTCCGCGACGAAGCATGA